In Rhodococcus qingshengii JCM 15477, the sequence ACACCTGCCGCCATACCGGCCAGAAACCGAACACCCAAGGTGAGAACAAGATTCGACGAAAGCGCTGTCACCAGATTGAAGACACCGAACCCCAGAATCGCCGACACCAGGACAGCACGCCGTCGCAATCCTCGGGTCAATGCGATCAGTGGTACCGCCCCGACGACGGAACCCAATGCGTATGCGGTGACCAATTGCCCTGCGCCGGAGACTGATACGGACAACCCTGACCCGATCTGCACCAGTAGTCCGGCCGGCATGGTTTCGGTTGTGATCGCTATGAAGCCTGCCATTGCGAGTGCCGACAACCCGGCCAGCGGTAGTGTCCGGACGGAATCGGTCTCCGCCAGTGCCGAAGTCGCCGTCCCGTCCGAGTTCGAGCTCACCTCGTCGGTGTTTCGGGACTGCCTTCACCCGACTGGCCGGAACGGACCAGTTCTGCAATAGACGCCCAGTCCATCTCGCCCTGACCGTTCGCCAGAGCCTGAGCGAGCACGCCTCGAAGTACGCCACCGAACGGCAAATCCAGATCGACGCTGTCGGCGGCGTCGAGCGCAAGCCTCAAATCCTTGAGGCCCAGAGCTGTGGTGAATCCTGCAGGCTCGTACTGACGCGTCGCGACGAGGTTTCCGTAGCTGGAGTAGACCGGCCCCGGGAAGATCGTCGAGGTCAGCAGTTCTACGAGTTGGCTTCCGTCCACACCTGACCTCTCCCCCAATGTGATTGCCTCGCCCAAGGATTGAATCGCGGCGAGGATGAGGTAATTGCCGATGATCTTGACGATGTTGGCCTGCTCCGGACGCTCACCTTGTGGCCACGTGCGAGCACCGATGACGTCGAGGAAGGGTTGCACTCGCTCGAGGAGGGAACTGTCGCCGGCGGCGATGATGTTCAACTGGCCAGCCTGAGCAACAGAAACGCGTCCGAACACCGGCGCCGCGATGTACCCGATGCCGTACTCGGCGTGCAGTGCGGCGGCGCGCTTGGCAAGGTCGACGCTGACGGTGGCCATGTTGACGTGCACGGTTCCACTCGGAACGGATGCGAGGACGGCGGGATCCAGAATGGCCGAAGACACGGCCGAATCATCTGCCAACATCGACAGCACAACACCGGACTGGAATGCCTCGGCAACGGTTTTCGCGCCGATCGCCCCTTCCTCGACCAGTTCGGCTACCGCTTCAGGGCTGCGATTCCACACCGTCACGTCGAAGCCTGCGCCCAGTAGATTTCGAGCGATGGGACGACCCATCGCGCCCAAGCCGACCACGGAAACAGAAGTCATGGATTTCCCTCTCGAAAGTGCTGAACCATCTAAGACGGTTCAAGACTCTCACACGGGTACAGTTGCTGTCGAACCGGTTGAGATGGTTCGCCACGAAGGAGGACGAAAGTGAACGAAGCAGGAGCTGATCAATCCGCTCGGGACGTGTTTCGACTCGACAACGACACGCTCGCCTTCCGCTTCACCGCCACCCTCACCAATCGGAACGGCTCGAGGTTCGAACGACTCACGAGCCCGCAGCGACTCGAATTATGGTTACGCGCCAACGATCTGATGGACGCCCCCGCAACCGCGACAGAAGACGACCTCCGCGGCGCGCAGGATTTACGTGAGGCCATTCATCGCATCGGAACCGCCGTATGCGAGAACCGCCGTGCCTCACGCACCGATGTCGGGATCGTCAACACCGCATCCGAGCTCGGTGATGCCCACCTCGTCCTCGAGAGTGGCCGGGCCCTCTGGAAATCAGCCGGAGACAATCCGATCCGTGACGCTTTGTCGATAGTGGCTGCCGACGCGATCGCGGTGCTCGGCGGAGCCGACCGGGACCGCGTCAAAGCCTGCCAGGGCGACGGGTGCACCGGCCTCTACGTCGACACCAGTCGCGGCAACAACCGACGCTGGTGCTCGATGAACATCTGCGGAAACAAAGCCAAGAAATCCGCGATGACCGCTCGCGCCGACTAGCTCATCTCACCTTCACCGCGACTCCATTTCGCCGCCACTCGGTTCCACAGCTTCTCGATCGGCGTCGACAGCAGGAGAAGAAACAGCGGGAAGTACGACGTCACCGGAACGAGCACACTGACGAGCAGCGCCACCACCATGATCAGGAAAGTGAC encodes:
- a CDS encoding NAD(P)-dependent oxidoreductase; translation: MTSVSVVGLGAMGRPIARNLLGAGFDVTVWNRSPEAVAELVEEGAIGAKTVAEAFQSGVVLSMLADDSAVSSAILDPAVLASVPSGTVHVNMATVSVDLAKRAAALHAEYGIGYIAAPVFGRVSVAQAGQLNIIAAGDSSLLERVQPFLDVIGARTWPQGERPEQANIVKIIGNYLILAAIQSLGEAITLGERSGVDGSQLVELLTSTIFPGPVYSSYGNLVATRQYEPAGFTTALGLKDLRLALDAADSVDLDLPFGGVLRGVLAQALANGQGEMDWASIAELVRSGQSGEGSPETPTR
- a CDS encoding CGNR zinc finger domain-containing protein → MNEAGADQSARDVFRLDNDTLAFRFTATLTNRNGSRFERLTSPQRLELWLRANDLMDAPATATEDDLRGAQDLREAIHRIGTAVCENRRASRTDVGIVNTASELGDAHLVLESGRALWKSAGDNPIRDALSIVAADAIAVLGGADRDRVKACQGDGCTGLYVDTSRGNNRRWCSMNICGNKAKKSAMTARAD